One segment of Manihot esculenta cultivar AM560-2 chromosome 4, M.esculenta_v8, whole genome shotgun sequence DNA contains the following:
- the LOC122723459 gene encoding uncharacterized protein LOC122723459, with amino-acid sequence MEQPPGFVAQREYGKVWHLKKSLYDLKQRTRAWFENFSEVVQNFGLKESKCDHSVFYRNSNTGNNSTGNNSTGISSLKNYLYAKTRKMGAKPCSTPMISNIRLTKDDGDPYDDPDRYRRARSKSDRRSTTDYYVFVGENLVSWKSKKKNVVSRSSAESEYKVMAFDL; translated from the exons atggagcaaccaccaGGGTTTGTTGCTCAGAGGGAGTATGGGAAAGTCTGGcatttgaagaaatctttgtatGATTTGAAGCAAAGAACCCGTGCATGGTTTGAAAATTTTAGTGAAGTTGTTCAAAATTTTGGATTGAAAGAAAGCAAGTGTGACCATTCAgtcttctatagaaattcaaatactg gGAATAATAGTACAGGGAATAATAGTACAGGGATCTCTTCTCTCAAAAACTACTTGTATGCGA AAACTAGGAAGATGGGAGCTAAACCATGTAGCACACCAATGATTTCTAATATACGTCTTACAAAAGATGACGGAGACCCTTATGATGATCCAGATAGGTATAGGAG GGCAAGatccaaaagtgatagaaggtcAACTACAGACTACTATGTATTTGTTGGAGAAAACCTAGTGTCTTggaaaagtaaaaagaaaaatgtgGTATCCAGATCCAGTGCCGAGTCAGAATATAAGGTCATGGCTTTTGACTTGTGA
- the LOC110614176 gene encoding aluminum-activated malate transporter 2 isoform X2: MASPDAENGCWNKFRALPHNIWNKVVEKANKAKKMGKDDPKKIIHSLKVGLAITLVSLFFYFKPTYDGFGVSAMWAVLTVIVVFEYSVGATLGRGLNRMLATLVGSALGFGAHWLATHSGKTGEPILIAIFVFIFAGIVTFIRFLPEMKARYDYGLLILMLTFCLISVSGYRDDEVIHMAHKRVTTIIIGSITSVVICILICPVWIGEDLHKLVAGNLEKLGNFLEGFGSECFRTSEGGQANNANKSFLQGYKSILSSKSSEETMANLARWEPCHGRFRFRHPWKQYLKIGTLARICAYKVEALNCHLHSETQTPMEMRIKIQDMCTKISSESGKALKELATTVKTMTKSSLVETHIANSKQAAEALKSLLKTGLWEDALILEIIPAATVASLLIDIITCTEKIAESVQELALLAHFKSPNTHQPQHLLHRGTIQPVSDGSNHVVVIDMQGSE, from the exons ATGGCATCTCCAGATGCTGAGAATGGGTGCTGGAATAAGTTTAGGGCATTGCCCCATAACATATGGAACAAGGTGGTTGAGAAAGCAAACAAAGCAAAGAAAATGGGAAAAGATGATCCTAAAAAGATTATTCATTCCCTTAAAGTAGGACTTGCAATTACTTTGGTTTCATTGTTCTTCTACTTCAAACCCACTTATGATGGTTTCGGCGTCTCTGCTATGTGGGCTGTTTTAACTGTTATTGTGGTTTTCGAGTACTCTGTAG GAGCAACACTCGGAAGAGGGTTGAATAGGATGTTGGCTACATTGGTAGGAAGTGCTCTAGGTTTTGGAGCTCACTGGCTAGCAACTCATTCTGGAAAGACTGGAGAGCCCATTCTGATTGCTATTTTTGTGTTTATATTTG CTGGAATAGTTACATTTATAAGATTTTTGCCAGAGATGAAGGCAAGATACGATTACGGACTGCTGATACTAATGTTGACATTCTGCTTGATATCTGTGTCTGGCTATAGAGATGATGAGGTGATACACATGGCTCACAAGAGAGTCACAACTATTATTATTGGAAGCATTACTTCTGTGGttatttgcattttaatatgcCCTGTTTGGATCGGAGAAGATCTTCATAAGTTGGTTGCTGGAAACTTGGAGAAGCTTGGAAACTTCTTAGAAG GATTTGGAAGTGAATGCTTTAGAACATCTGAAGGTGGACAAGCTAATAATGCCAACAAGTCATTTCTTCAAGGATATAAAAGTATTCTCTCTTCAAAAAGCAGTGAAGAAACCATG GCTAATTTAGCAAGGTGGGAACCATGTCATGGTCGATTCAGGTTCCGTCATCCTTGGAAACAGTACCTGAAAATTGGAACCCTAGCTCGTATATGCGCCTACAAAGTTGAAGCTCTTAACTGCCACCTTCACTCCGAGACCCAA ACACCAATGGAAATGCGAATCAAAATCCAAGACATGTGCACAAAGATCAGCTCAGAATCTGGCAAGGCATTGAAGGAATTAGCAACAACAGTTAAAACAATGACAAAATCTTCACTGGTGGAAACCCACATTGCCAACTCAAAACAAGCTGCAGAAGCCCTCAAGTCTTTGCTAAAAACTGGCTTGTGGGAGGATGCATTGATTCTAGAGATTATTCCAGCTGCTACTGTAGCATCTCTGTTGATAGATATTATCACATGCACAGAAAAGATCGCTGAGTCTGTTCAGGAACTGGCCTTGCTTGCTCATTTCAAGAGCCCGAACACACATCAACCTCAACATTTACTTCACCGAGGAACAATACAGCCAGTTTCTGATGGATCGAATCACGTTGTTGTGATTGATATGCAAGGTTCAGAGTAA
- the LOC110614176 gene encoding aluminum-activated malate transporter 2 isoform X1: MASPDAENGCWNKFRALPHNIWNKVVEKANKAKKMGKDDPKKIIHSLKVGLAITLVSLFFYFKPTYDGFGVSAMWAVLTVIVVFEYSVGATLGRGLNRMLATLVGSALGFGAHWLATHSGKTGEPILIAIFVFIFAGIVTFIRFLPEMKARYDYGLLILMLTFCLISVSGYRDDEVIHMAHKRVTTIIIGSITSVVICILICPVWIGEDLHKLVAGNLEKLGNFLEGFGSECFRTSEGGQANNANKSFLQGYKSILSSKSSEETMANLARWEPCHGRFRFRHPWKQYLKIGTLARICAYKVEALNCHLHSETQQTPMEMRIKIQDMCTKISSESGKALKELATTVKTMTKSSLVETHIANSKQAAEALKSLLKTGLWEDALILEIIPAATVASLLIDIITCTEKIAESVQELALLAHFKSPNTHQPQHLLHRGTIQPVSDGSNHVVVIDMQGSE; the protein is encoded by the exons ATGGCATCTCCAGATGCTGAGAATGGGTGCTGGAATAAGTTTAGGGCATTGCCCCATAACATATGGAACAAGGTGGTTGAGAAAGCAAACAAAGCAAAGAAAATGGGAAAAGATGATCCTAAAAAGATTATTCATTCCCTTAAAGTAGGACTTGCAATTACTTTGGTTTCATTGTTCTTCTACTTCAAACCCACTTATGATGGTTTCGGCGTCTCTGCTATGTGGGCTGTTTTAACTGTTATTGTGGTTTTCGAGTACTCTGTAG GAGCAACACTCGGAAGAGGGTTGAATAGGATGTTGGCTACATTGGTAGGAAGTGCTCTAGGTTTTGGAGCTCACTGGCTAGCAACTCATTCTGGAAAGACTGGAGAGCCCATTCTGATTGCTATTTTTGTGTTTATATTTG CTGGAATAGTTACATTTATAAGATTTTTGCCAGAGATGAAGGCAAGATACGATTACGGACTGCTGATACTAATGTTGACATTCTGCTTGATATCTGTGTCTGGCTATAGAGATGATGAGGTGATACACATGGCTCACAAGAGAGTCACAACTATTATTATTGGAAGCATTACTTCTGTGGttatttgcattttaatatgcCCTGTTTGGATCGGAGAAGATCTTCATAAGTTGGTTGCTGGAAACTTGGAGAAGCTTGGAAACTTCTTAGAAG GATTTGGAAGTGAATGCTTTAGAACATCTGAAGGTGGACAAGCTAATAATGCCAACAAGTCATTTCTTCAAGGATATAAAAGTATTCTCTCTTCAAAAAGCAGTGAAGAAACCATG GCTAATTTAGCAAGGTGGGAACCATGTCATGGTCGATTCAGGTTCCGTCATCCTTGGAAACAGTACCTGAAAATTGGAACCCTAGCTCGTATATGCGCCTACAAAGTTGAAGCTCTTAACTGCCACCTTCACTCCGAGACCCAA CAGACACCAATGGAAATGCGAATCAAAATCCAAGACATGTGCACAAAGATCAGCTCAGAATCTGGCAAGGCATTGAAGGAATTAGCAACAACAGTTAAAACAATGACAAAATCTTCACTGGTGGAAACCCACATTGCCAACTCAAAACAAGCTGCAGAAGCCCTCAAGTCTTTGCTAAAAACTGGCTTGTGGGAGGATGCATTGATTCTAGAGATTATTCCAGCTGCTACTGTAGCATCTCTGTTGATAGATATTATCACATGCACAGAAAAGATCGCTGAGTCTGTTCAGGAACTGGCCTTGCTTGCTCATTTCAAGAGCCCGAACACACATCAACCTCAACATTTACTTCACCGAGGAACAATACAGCCAGTTTCTGATGGATCGAATCACGTTGTTGTGATTGATATGCAAGGTTCAGAGTAA